One window of the Streptomyces asoensis genome contains the following:
- a CDS encoding amidohydrolase — MSERTAEPKTVLLRRGEVHSPADPFATAMVVERGQVAWVGSEGAADAFADGVDEVVDLDGALVTPAFTDAHVHTTSTGLALTGLDLSSAPSLAAALALVQAFAVARPQDKVLLGHGWDASRWPEGRPPRRDELDEATGGRPLYLSRIDVHSAAVTTALLELAPRARTEPGFADGGPLTREAHHAVRAAAFAAVTPAQRAEAQRTALAHAASLGIGSVHECAGPEISSEDDFTDLLRLAAEEPGPRVVGYWAEQDVEKARRLGALGAAGDLFVDGALGSHTACLHASYTDADHTGTAYLDAVEVAAHVTACTEAGLQAGFHAIGDAAVTAVVEGVRAAAEKVGLARIRAARHRVEHAEMLTPETIAAFAELGLTASVQPAFDALWGGEEGMYARRLGVERARTLNPFAALLRAGVPLAFGSDSPVTPLDPWGTVRAAAFHRTPEHRVSARAAFTAHTRGGWRAIGRDDAGVLVPGAPADYAVWRTDELVVQAPDDRVARWSTDPRSGTPGLPDLTPGGELPVCLRTVVGGRTVFLRPSE; from the coding sequence ATGAGTGAGCGCACCGCCGAGCCGAAGACCGTCCTGCTCCGCCGAGGAGAGGTACACAGCCCCGCCGATCCGTTCGCGACCGCGATGGTCGTCGAACGCGGCCAGGTCGCCTGGGTCGGCTCCGAAGGCGCCGCCGACGCCTTCGCGGACGGCGTCGACGAGGTGGTCGACCTGGACGGCGCCCTGGTCACCCCGGCGTTCACCGACGCCCATGTGCACACCACGTCCACCGGCCTCGCGCTCACCGGACTCGACCTCTCCTCCGCCCCCTCCCTGGCGGCCGCCCTCGCCCTCGTACAGGCCTTCGCGGTGGCCCGTCCGCAGGACAAGGTGCTGCTCGGGCACGGTTGGGACGCCTCCCGCTGGCCGGAGGGCCGGCCGCCCCGACGGGACGAACTGGACGAGGCGACCGGTGGCCGACCGCTCTACCTCAGCCGGATCGACGTCCACTCCGCCGCGGTCACCACCGCCCTGCTGGAACTGGCGCCCAGGGCCCGCACCGAGCCGGGCTTCGCGGACGGCGGGCCGCTCACCCGCGAAGCCCACCACGCCGTCCGCGCCGCCGCGTTCGCAGCCGTGACGCCCGCCCAGCGCGCCGAGGCCCAGCGGACCGCTCTCGCGCACGCCGCCTCCCTCGGTATCGGCTCGGTCCACGAGTGCGCGGGACCCGAGATCTCCTCCGAGGACGACTTCACGGACCTGCTGCGGCTCGCCGCCGAGGAGCCCGGCCCCCGGGTCGTCGGCTACTGGGCCGAGCAGGATGTCGAGAAGGCCCGGCGGCTGGGCGCGCTCGGCGCCGCCGGAGACCTGTTCGTCGACGGCGCCCTCGGCTCCCACACCGCCTGTCTGCACGCCTCCTACACGGACGCCGATCACACCGGCACCGCCTACCTGGACGCCGTCGAGGTCGCCGCACATGTGACGGCCTGCACCGAGGCCGGCCTCCAGGCGGGCTTCCACGCCATCGGCGACGCCGCCGTGACCGCCGTCGTCGAGGGTGTGCGCGCCGCCGCGGAGAAGGTCGGCCTCGCCCGGATCCGCGCCGCCCGCCACCGCGTCGAACACGCCGAGATGCTCACGCCCGAGACGATCGCCGCCTTCGCCGAACTCGGCCTCACCGCCTCCGTCCAGCCCGCCTTCGACGCCCTGTGGGGCGGCGAGGAGGGCATGTACGCCCGGCGTCTGGGCGTCGAGCGGGCCCGCACCCTGAACCCGTTCGCGGCCCTGCTGCGCGCGGGTGTCCCGCTCGCCTTCGGCTCCGACAGCCCGGTCACTCCCCTCGACCCCTGGGGCACGGTCCGCGCCGCCGCCTTCCACCGCACCCCCGAGCACCGGGTGTCCGCCCGCGCCGCGTTCACCGCCCACACGCGCGGCGGCTGGCGCGCGATCGGCCGCGACGACGCGGGCGTCCTGGTCCCGGGCGCACCCGCCGACTACGCGGTCTGGCGTACGGACGAACTGGTCGTCCAGGCCCCCGACGACCGGGTCGCCCGCTGGTCCACCGACCCCCGCTCCGGCACCCCGGGCCTGCCGGACCTGACCCCCGGCGGTGAACTCCCGGTGTGCCTGCGCACGGTGGTGGGCGGCCGGACGGTGTTCCTGCGGCCGAGCGAGTGA
- a CDS encoding Lrp/AsnC family transcriptional regulator: MEELDRQIVQLLVKDGRMSYTDLGKATGLSTSAVHQRVRRLEQRGVIRGYAAVVDSEAVGLPLTAFISVKPFDPSAPDDIAERLAGVPEIEACHSVAGDENYILKVRVATPHELEELLGRLRALAGVSTRTTVVLSTPYEARPPRI; the protein is encoded by the coding sequence ATGGAGGAGCTGGACCGACAAATCGTGCAGCTGCTCGTCAAGGACGGGCGGATGAGTTACACCGATCTGGGCAAGGCCACGGGCCTGTCCACTTCAGCCGTGCACCAACGGGTGCGCCGACTGGAACAGCGCGGCGTCATCCGCGGATACGCGGCCGTCGTCGACTCCGAGGCCGTCGGGCTGCCCCTGACCGCCTTCATCTCGGTGAAACCGTTCGACCCCAGCGCCCCCGACGACATCGCCGAGCGGCTGGCCGGCGTACCGGAGATCGAGGCCTGCCACAGCGTGGCCGGTGACGAGAACTACATCCTCAAGGTACGCGTGGCCACCCCGCACGAGCTGGAGGAGCTGCTCGGGCGGCTCCGGGCGCTCGCCGGCGTCTCGACGCGCACGACGGTCGTGCTGTCCACCCCGTACGAGGCCCGGCCGCCCCGGATCTGA